A region from the Candidatus Electrothrix scaldis genome encodes:
- a CDS encoding valine--tRNA ligase: MTENNTSEHTSGKYDLPKAYEFEEVEQRWYKYWLEHKTFSAQMEEGKDAFSIVIPPPNVTGVLHIGHALNNTLQDLLTRYHRMKGDNTLWVPGTDHAGIATQNVVERQLATEKKTRHDLGRDKFIERVWQWKTDKGGTIINQLKRMGASCDWDRERFTMDEGLSKAVREVFVRLYDEGLIYKGDYIVNWCPRCHTALADDEVEHDPTKGKLYHLRYPYADGSGSVVIATTRPETMLGDTAVAVHPDDERYAGLQEIGIHLPIVDRTIPVVLDHHVQREFGTGALKVTPAHDRDDYEIGLRHDLERIKIMDDHGIMNEQAGKYAGMDRFACREQIIKDLDEMGFLDKIEDYDHAVGKCYRCATVVEPTTSKQWFVSVRPLADKAVAVVREERIKLYPDTWYNTFYSWMDNIRDWCISRQIWWGHRIPAWTCKECGKLMVALETPDACLICGSSDLEQETDVLDTWFSSALWPFSTLGWPEQTKELATFYPTSVLITSFDILFFWVARMMMMGLHFMDEVPFHDVYLHALVRDKHGKKMSKSTGNVIDPLDMIAQYGTDAFRFTLTAFAAQGREIKMDEERIDGYRRFINKLWNAARFAQMHIKDCKPGIMAAAEKPTELALPHRWILSRTDATIRDVRKALDGYDFNLIASAIYQFTWHEFCDWYVEWIKADLFSDDATKRDQARGVLLCVLENILKMLHPICPFVTEEIWSQLPGERGTIMLEDFPETNGAWQDAEADQSMQLLMDVISAIRTIRSEADVHPSAKVHASILCADADKRDILNAFNNSLCSMTRSESLTIMETGTVPDDAGHILTETGVEVFVPLKDLIDVEAELDKLARDYKKIEQELKRVQGKLGNEKFLNNAPEDVVEKERGKLDELKTRLAKNEESRERMEKLG; this comes from the coding sequence ATGACAGAAAATAACACCTCGGAACATACTTCAGGCAAATACGACCTTCCCAAGGCCTACGAATTTGAAGAAGTAGAACAGCGCTGGTACAAATACTGGCTGGAACACAAAACCTTCAGCGCCCAGATGGAGGAAGGCAAGGATGCCTTTTCCATTGTTATCCCTCCACCCAATGTTACCGGCGTGCTCCATATCGGCCATGCCCTGAACAACACCCTCCAGGACCTACTCACCCGCTATCATCGGATGAAGGGAGATAATACCCTCTGGGTTCCAGGTACAGACCACGCAGGCATTGCCACCCAAAACGTGGTGGAACGTCAGCTGGCAACTGAAAAGAAAACCCGTCATGACCTGGGTAGAGACAAATTCATAGAACGGGTCTGGCAGTGGAAGACCGACAAGGGCGGTACCATTATCAACCAACTCAAACGCATGGGTGCCTCCTGCGACTGGGACCGTGAGCGTTTCACTATGGATGAGGGCTTATCCAAAGCCGTGCGCGAGGTCTTTGTTCGTCTCTATGATGAAGGGCTAATCTACAAGGGCGATTATATCGTCAACTGGTGCCCCCGTTGTCATACTGCCCTGGCGGATGATGAGGTGGAACATGATCCCACTAAGGGTAAACTCTACCATCTCCGCTATCCCTATGCCGATGGTTCCGGCTCCGTGGTGATCGCTACCACCCGCCCGGAAACCATGCTCGGCGATACAGCTGTGGCTGTGCATCCTGATGATGAGCGCTATGCTGGGCTTCAGGAGATCGGTATTCATCTGCCCATTGTTGATCGCACCATTCCTGTGGTCTTAGATCATCATGTACAACGGGAATTCGGAACCGGTGCCCTCAAGGTTACCCCTGCCCATGATCGTGATGACTATGAGATCGGGCTGCGTCATGATCTGGAGAGAATCAAGATCATGGACGACCACGGCATCATGAATGAGCAGGCTGGTAAATACGCAGGGATGGACCGCTTTGCCTGTCGTGAGCAGATCATCAAAGATCTGGACGAGATGGGTTTCCTGGACAAAATCGAAGACTACGATCATGCAGTGGGAAAATGCTACCGCTGTGCCACAGTGGTCGAGCCCACCACCTCCAAGCAATGGTTTGTCTCGGTGCGCCCCTTGGCTGACAAGGCGGTGGCGGTCGTCCGGGAGGAACGGATTAAGCTCTACCCGGATACCTGGTACAACACCTTTTATTCCTGGATGGATAATATTCGCGACTGGTGTATCTCTCGCCAGATCTGGTGGGGACACCGCATCCCGGCCTGGACCTGTAAGGAATGCGGCAAGCTGATGGTGGCCCTGGAGACTCCTGATGCCTGTCTTATCTGCGGCAGTTCGGATCTTGAGCAGGAAACCGATGTCCTGGACACCTGGTTTTCCTCAGCCCTCTGGCCCTTTTCCACCCTGGGCTGGCCTGAGCAAACCAAGGAACTCGCCACGTTCTACCCGACCTCAGTGCTGATCACCAGCTTTGACATCCTCTTTTTCTGGGTTGCCCGCATGATGATGATGGGCCTCCATTTTATGGATGAAGTGCCCTTTCACGATGTCTACCTGCATGCCTTGGTGCGTGATAAGCACGGCAAGAAGATGTCCAAGTCTACCGGCAATGTTATTGACCCCCTGGATATGATTGCCCAGTACGGTACTGATGCCTTCCGCTTTACCCTGACCGCCTTTGCTGCCCAAGGCCGGGAGATCAAGATGGACGAGGAGCGCATTGACGGCTATCGCCGCTTTATCAATAAACTGTGGAACGCGGCCCGCTTCGCCCAGATGCACATCAAGGACTGCAAACCCGGTATTATGGCGGCAGCAGAAAAGCCCACTGAGCTCGCCCTGCCCCACCGCTGGATCCTGAGCCGTACTGACGCAACCATCCGTGACGTGCGCAAGGCTCTGGATGGCTATGATTTCAATCTGATCGCCTCAGCTATCTACCAGTTTACCTGGCATGAGTTCTGCGATTGGTATGTGGAGTGGATTAAGGCTGATCTGTTCTCTGATGATGCAACAAAACGTGATCAGGCCAGAGGCGTACTCCTCTGCGTGCTGGAAAATATCCTCAAGATGCTCCATCCCATCTGCCCCTTTGTTACCGAAGAAATCTGGAGCCAGCTGCCCGGCGAACGCGGCACCATCATGCTGGAAGATTTCCCTGAGACCAATGGGGCCTGGCAGGATGCGGAGGCGGATCAGTCCATGCAGTTGCTGATGGATGTGATCTCTGCTATCCGCACCATTCGCTCTGAGGCAGATGTCCATCCCTCAGCCAAGGTCCACGCCTCCATTCTCTGCGCTGATGCAGATAAGCGTGATATACTGAACGCCTTTAACAATTCGCTCTGTTCTATGACCCGCTCAGAATCTCTGACCATCATGGAAACAGGCACCGTCCCCGATGATGCTGGCCATATTCTCACCGAAACGGGCGTCGAGGTCTTTGTTCCGCTCAAAGATTTGATTGATGTGGAGGCTGAGTTGGACAAACTGGCCCGTGACTACAAAAAAATTGAGCAGGAACTCAAACGGGTACAGGGCAAGCTGGGGAATGAAAAATTCCTTAATAATGCCCCGGAAGATGTGGTGGAGAAAGAACGTGGTAAGTTGGACGAACTGAAGACTCGTTTGGCGAAGAATGAGGAGTCGAGGGAGAGGATGGAGAAGTTAGGATAA
- the ilvC gene encoding ketol-acid reductoisomerase: MANYFNTLPLRLQLDELGRCRFMDASEFNGVEALKGKKIVIVGCGAQGLNQGLNLRDSGLDVSYTLRAAAIEEKRQSWKNATDNGFKVGSYEEMLPDADLVINLTPDKQHSNVIEAVMPFMKKGSCLSYSHGFNIVEEGMQIREDITVVMVAPKSPGTEVREEYKRGFGVPTLLAVHRENDPQGIGWDVAKAYACGTGGDRAGCLESSFVAEVKSDLMGEQTILCGMLQTGSLLCFEKMVEQGIDAAYAVKFIQHGWETITEALKHGGITNMMDRLSNPAKIKAFALSEELKEIMAPLFHKHMDDIMSGHFSTTMMEDWANDDANLLKWRKATGETEFEKIDAADVEIAEQEYFDKGILMVAMVKAGVELAFDTMVASGIKEESAYYESLHELPLIANLITRKKLYEMNVVISDTAEYGCYLFNHAAYPLLQDFMTTVDTDVIGKGLDVKDNGVNNKELIEVNEAIRYTGVEIIGEELRSYMGAMKPII; this comes from the coding sequence ATGGCGAATTATTTTAATACGCTGCCTCTGCGTTTGCAGTTGGACGAGCTGGGACGTTGTCGTTTTATGGACGCCTCAGAGTTCAATGGCGTAGAGGCTTTGAAAGGCAAGAAGATTGTTATTGTTGGTTGCGGTGCCCAGGGCCTGAATCAGGGCCTGAATCTGCGTGATTCTGGCCTGGATGTTTCCTATACCCTGCGTGCGGCAGCAATTGAGGAGAAGCGTCAGTCCTGGAAAAATGCCACAGATAACGGTTTTAAGGTGGGCAGCTACGAGGAAATGCTCCCGGATGCCGATCTGGTTATCAACCTGACCCCGGACAAACAGCATTCCAACGTGATTGAGGCGGTTATGCCCTTCATGAAAAAAGGCTCCTGCCTGTCCTATTCCCATGGTTTTAACATCGTTGAGGAAGGGATGCAGATCCGTGAGGATATCACAGTTGTTATGGTTGCACCGAAATCCCCTGGAACCGAGGTTCGCGAGGAGTACAAACGCGGCTTTGGTGTTCCTACCCTGCTGGCAGTTCATCGCGAGAACGATCCTCAGGGAATCGGCTGGGATGTTGCCAAGGCTTATGCCTGCGGTACTGGTGGTGATCGGGCTGGTTGCCTGGAGTCTTCCTTTGTTGCTGAGGTAAAATCTGACCTCATGGGTGAGCAGACCATCCTTTGCGGTATGCTGCAAACCGGCTCTTTGCTGTGCTTCGAGAAGATGGTTGAGCAGGGAATCGACGCAGCCTATGCTGTAAAATTCATCCAGCACGGCTGGGAAACCATCACCGAGGCCCTGAAGCATGGTGGTATCACCAATATGATGGATCGGCTTTCTAATCCGGCCAAGATCAAGGCCTTTGCTCTGTCCGAGGAGTTAAAGGAGATCATGGCACCGCTCTTCCATAAGCATATGGATGACATCATGTCTGGGCATTTTTCCACAACCATGATGGAAGACTGGGCTAATGACGATGCCAATCTCCTGAAATGGCGCAAAGCGACCGGCGAAACTGAGTTCGAGAAGATTGATGCTGCGGATGTAGAGATTGCTGAGCAGGAGTACTTTGACAAGGGTATCCTGATGGTAGCTATGGTTAAAGCTGGTGTAGAGTTGGCCTTTGACACGATGGTGGCCTCCGGCATCAAAGAGGAATCAGCCTATTATGAGTCTCTGCATGAGCTGCCGCTGATCGCTAACCTGATCACCCGCAAAAAGCTCTATGAGATGAACGTTGTTATCTCTGATACTGCTGAGTACGGCTGCTACCTGTTCAACCATGCTGCTTATCCTTTGTTGCAGGATTTCATGACCACTGTGGATACCGATGTTATCGGCAAGGGGCTGGACGTGAAGGATAATGGAGTTAACAACAAAGAGCTGATTGAGGTGAACGAGGCGATTCGTTACACCGGAGTGGAGATCATCGGTGAGGAACTGCGCTCCTATATGGGTGCGATGAAGCCGATTATCTAA
- a CDS encoding NUDIX domain-containing protein — protein sequence MMSKQDKKSVRKKAGVVAYKQTENEEEPLVLLVTARKVPGTWVFPVGGIDPGETPEIAAARECEEESGYSVEIGKKLAPIEADNGKKTDHFIFFLATVSAEKETWETDRTRAWVPLSQLKDRLPPFFHSVAEEAAASLTEQ from the coding sequence ATGATGAGCAAGCAGGATAAAAAAAGCGTACGCAAAAAAGCAGGCGTTGTTGCCTATAAACAAACAGAGAACGAGGAAGAGCCTCTCGTCCTTCTGGTCACAGCCCGTAAGGTTCCAGGAACCTGGGTATTTCCGGTGGGCGGCATTGATCCCGGTGAAACACCGGAAATTGCAGCGGCCCGGGAATGCGAAGAAGAGTCTGGTTACAGTGTGGAGATCGGCAAGAAGCTGGCTCCTATCGAAGCAGATAATGGCAAAAAAACAGACCATTTCATCTTCTTTCTCGCCACAGTATCTGCAGAAAAAGAGACCTGGGAAACTGACAGAACCAGGGCATGGGTCCCTCTGTCCCAGCTTAAAGACAGGCTCCCTCCCTTTTTTCACAGTGTGGCAGAGGAAGCAGCTGCCTCCCTGACGGAACAGTAG
- a CDS encoding dual CXXC motif small (seleno)protein: MQCKKCQGKLEVKRQCRRIRLQCRDCQQEYQIHEVATDLDAETEEQLARYTCIIYD, translated from the coding sequence ATGCAATGTAAAAAATGTCAGGGCAAATTGGAAGTGAAGCGGCAATGTCGTCGCATCCGCCTGCAATGTCGCGACTGCCAGCAGGAGTATCAGATTCATGAGGTGGCTACGGACCTGGACGCTGAAACCGAAGAGCAACTTGCGCGCTACACCTGCATTATCTACGATTGA
- a CDS encoding NAD(P)/FAD-dependent oxidoreductase, translated as MSNISTDILIIGAGPAGLACAKVLAEQGRQVVLLERQEEIGPKVCAGGVTWHGLLQLMPDEFMEKRFREQYVYTVCQRAIIREKNPIIATVSRRTLGQRMMQQAQQAGAEILTGTKVTAIDGLQVTAVQKGATKEIRCSQLVGADGANSLVRRSLGVPIIDRGPGINFQIPGDYDRMEWHMHTRRFGCGYAWVFPHKNTISIGAYTPEGEVSVGRLKRNLLRWARNLGFQLDELYCQAALINYDYRGHSFGPVWLIGDAAGLASGLTGEGIYSAVVSGQAVARQILDPGADMKELSALIRRHQQHLRLVRLSRSHVAYSFMLMELLIFFLRSRILKFKAIEMASIS; from the coding sequence ATGTCGAATATTTCAACAGACATTCTCATTATAGGTGCTGGCCCAGCAGGGCTTGCCTGTGCCAAAGTTCTTGCTGAGCAGGGACGTCAAGTTGTATTGCTTGAGCGACAGGAGGAGATTGGTCCTAAAGTATGTGCAGGCGGCGTAACATGGCACGGTCTGTTGCAACTGATGCCGGATGAGTTTATGGAAAAGCGTTTCCGAGAACAGTATGTTTATACTGTTTGCCAACGAGCTATCATACGGGAAAAGAATCCTATCATTGCCACTGTCAGTCGGAGAACTTTGGGGCAAAGGATGATGCAACAGGCGCAACAGGCTGGTGCGGAAATACTCACAGGAACGAAAGTCACAGCTATAGATGGACTTCAGGTCACGGCGGTACAGAAAGGCGCTACCAAGGAGATTCGCTGCTCACAGCTTGTTGGAGCCGACGGGGCCAACTCCTTGGTTAGACGGAGTCTTGGCGTGCCAATCATTGATCGAGGACCAGGTATTAATTTTCAAATTCCTGGAGATTATGATCGGATGGAATGGCATATGCATACCAGGAGGTTTGGTTGTGGGTATGCGTGGGTTTTCCCTCATAAAAACACCATTTCTATAGGGGCATACACTCCTGAGGGAGAGGTGTCTGTAGGGAGATTAAAACGTAATCTCCTTCGCTGGGCAAGAAATCTTGGTTTTCAGCTGGATGAGTTATATTGTCAGGCTGCATTAATTAATTACGATTATCGAGGACATTCCTTTGGGCCCGTATGGCTGATTGGAGATGCTGCTGGATTGGCTTCTGGACTAACAGGAGAAGGAATTTATTCTGCTGTTGTTTCCGGGCAAGCTGTGGCGCGTCAGATTCTTGATCCGGGTGCAGATATGAAGGAGTTGTCAGCCCTTATTCGCAGACATCAACAGCACCTCCGTTTAGTCAGGCTTTCCCGGAGTCATGTTGCCTATTCTTTTATGCTAATGGAACTGCTCATTTTTTTTCTTCGATCCCGGATTCTCAAATTCAAGGCGATTGAGATGGCTTCCATTTCTTAA
- a CDS encoding sugar transferase has translation MSPALSWNLRQRSSVIYKLLLILDCSLVCGYLWFLVLSYKVPWSRYYTWLELVAFSLSFICFQYLQLYRSWRGWKLYLEFFVISKAWASVVGFLLFYFFIFKVSEGYSRVVFILWALTTPFLIFFSHLLVRQLLRYYRSKGKNIRHAVIVGAGDLGLKMAQQMEVIPWAGIEIIGFFDDKLEANASKVTNKPLLGEIEEIQEYLLHNDIDYVYIALPMRAERKIFWILRECRDLGAQIFLVPDLYIFGLHHAEIQSVGDMLVLNFNPASSWKRGFDIIFSLTVLLLSSPLMLLVMLLIKLDSKGPVFYRHRRITATGREFGCLKFRTMVIDADQKLNELLESDPALAREWKRNFKLKKDPRITRIGRFLRRTSLDEFPQFFNVLKGEMSVVGARPIIGRELEEYYKENGEQSAGRYVSMKPGITGPWQVTSRSDVENYKERIELDDWYVLNYSLIFDIKIILKTIRCMLTGKGAY, from the coding sequence ATGTCCCCTGCGTTATCCTGGAACCTGCGCCAGCGCAGTTCAGTTATTTATAAACTGCTCCTCATTCTTGATTGTTCTTTGGTTTGCGGCTATCTTTGGTTTCTCGTCCTCTCATACAAAGTGCCTTGGAGTCGCTACTATACTTGGCTGGAACTCGTCGCCTTTTCCCTCTCTTTTATCTGCTTTCAATATCTTCAGCTTTATAGGTCCTGGCGAGGGTGGAAACTCTATCTGGAATTTTTCGTTATTTCCAAGGCATGGGCTTCAGTTGTTGGTTTTCTGCTTTTTTATTTTTTTATTTTTAAGGTATCAGAGGGATATTCAAGGGTGGTGTTTATATTATGGGCACTTACCACACCCTTTTTAATTTTTTTCTCTCATCTTCTTGTCCGTCAACTATTACGTTACTATCGGAGCAAAGGTAAAAATATTCGCCATGCTGTGATAGTAGGAGCTGGTGACCTCGGTCTCAAGATGGCTCAGCAGATGGAGGTGATCCCTTGGGCTGGTATTGAAATTATTGGTTTCTTTGATGATAAACTGGAGGCAAATGCCTCAAAAGTCACGAATAAACCTTTGCTTGGGGAAATTGAAGAGATTCAAGAATACCTTCTTCATAATGATATCGATTATGTCTATATTGCTTTACCCATGCGGGCAGAGCGAAAGATTTTCTGGATTTTACGGGAGTGCCGGGATCTTGGAGCACAAATCTTTTTAGTGCCAGATTTGTATATTTTCGGTTTGCATCACGCAGAGATTCAGTCTGTGGGAGACATGTTGGTCTTGAATTTTAACCCGGCATCAAGTTGGAAGCGAGGGTTTGATATCATCTTTTCTTTGACTGTTCTTCTGCTGAGCAGCCCTCTTATGCTTTTGGTGATGCTTCTGATTAAACTGGACAGTAAGGGGCCGGTTTTTTATAGGCATCGACGTATTACCGCGACCGGACGCGAATTTGGCTGCCTGAAATTCAGAACTATGGTTATCGATGCTGATCAGAAACTGAACGAACTTCTTGAGAGTGACCCTGCACTTGCCCGGGAATGGAAGAGAAATTTTAAACTAAAAAAAGATCCGAGAATAACCAGAATAGGTCGCTTTCTTCGCAGGACCAGCCTGGATGAATTTCCTCAATTTTTTAACGTCCTCAAGGGTGAGATGAGCGTTGTCGGAGCCCGTCCAATTATAGGCCGGGAACTGGAAGAATATTATAAAGAGAATGGAGAACAGAGCGCTGGTCGTTATGTCTCCATGAAGCCGGGTATTACTGGTCCTTGGCAGGTTACCTCCCGAAGTGACGTTGAGAATTATAAGGAACGAATTGAATTGGATGATTGGTACGTGCTTAATTATTCTCTTATTTTCGACATAAAGATTATTCTGAAAACTATTCGTTGTATGCTTACAGGAAAAGGGGCTTATTAG
- a CDS encoding metallophosphoesterase, with product MKKIIHLTDLHIGIDECDQVMKNIVANIKEKATPASDYIIVITGDLVDKVDDSLSTYMQAKEYIDELKQSGFNNILIVPGNHDYGTGNHQEKEYVGLFNKTFLGNESIKYPILDRIDEIAFIGLNSMEGEMTRVISQSDEVISVEEKDSRFAAGSLGKKQLNELEKMLTSNPKVTTAQKVVVYLHHRPFYYLIPPTGHHLQDRTQLKKILKGKIDLLLFGHTHREKTFHGRRKIPRIYDGGASTGKDGKRPPHMVIDLSTDPKNDIDGNFYE from the coding sequence ATGAAAAAAATAATACACCTCACTGATTTGCATATCGGAATAGATGAATGCGATCAAGTTATGAAAAATATCGTCGCAAACATAAAGGAAAAAGCAACACCTGCAAGTGACTACATAATAGTTATCACTGGAGACTTGGTAGATAAAGTAGATGATAGCTTGAGTACATACATGCAGGCTAAGGAGTATATTGATGAGCTTAAACAGTCAGGATTCAATAATATACTTATCGTACCAGGTAATCATGATTATGGAACTGGAAATCATCAGGAAAAAGAATATGTAGGACTATTCAACAAAACTTTTCTAGGGAATGAATCCATTAAGTACCCTATTCTAGACAGAATTGATGAAATTGCCTTTATAGGTCTCAATTCAATGGAAGGAGAAATGACAAGAGTAATATCCCAATCTGATGAAGTAATATCTGTTGAGGAGAAGGACTCCCGATTCGCAGCTGGTAGCCTTGGGAAAAAACAGCTTAACGAATTAGAAAAAATGCTCACAAGCAATCCGAAGGTAACTACTGCACAAAAAGTTGTTGTCTACTTGCATCATAGACCCTTCTATTATCTTATTCCCCCAACAGGGCATCATCTACAAGACAGAACTCAATTAAAAAAAATTCTTAAGGGAAAGATCGACCTTCTGCTCTTCGGCCATACTCATCGCGAAAAAACGTTTCATGGTAGGAGAAAAATACCTCGAATATACGATGGCGGAGCTTCGACTGGAAAAGACGGTAAAAGACCTCCTCATATGGTCATTGATCTCTCAACAGACCCCAAAAATGATATTGATGGAAACTTCTATGAATAG
- a CDS encoding glycosyltransferase family 2 protein — protein sequence MKLSVVIPIYNEEENINLLYDELKGVLKNIEHEHEIVFVDDGSSDASLSLLEKIQQQDNTVVVVSFRRNFGQTAAMSAGFDYATGDVIVTMDGDMQNDPHDIPMFLKKMEEGYELVSGWRYDRQDPFLNRRLPSMIANKIISVVTGVHLHDYGCTLKTFRKEITQGIRLYGEMHRFIPAIASGVGGKITEVKANHRPRRFGTSKYGISRTLRVVLDLMTVKFLLSYATRPIHVFGMLGLVSGGSGFLIALLMTAQRMFFDVPMANRPLLLLAILLILMGMQFIYMGLLGELQVRTYHESQKKPIYVVRQVFGHENQDENTD from the coding sequence ATGAAGCTTTCTGTCGTAATTCCTATTTACAACGAAGAAGAAAATATCAACCTCCTCTACGATGAATTAAAGGGGGTTCTGAAAAATATAGAGCATGAGCATGAGATCGTCTTTGTTGATGATGGTTCAAGTGATGCGAGTTTATCCTTACTAGAAAAGATACAGCAGCAAGATAATACAGTCGTAGTAGTCTCCTTCCGCCGTAATTTTGGTCAGACAGCGGCCATGTCAGCCGGTTTCGATTATGCCACCGGTGATGTTATTGTGACGATGGATGGGGATATGCAGAATGATCCCCATGATATTCCTATGTTCCTGAAAAAAATGGAAGAGGGATATGAACTGGTTAGCGGCTGGCGTTATGACCGCCAGGATCCTTTTTTGAACCGTCGCTTGCCTTCCATGATTGCTAATAAGATTATTTCTGTGGTTACCGGGGTTCATCTGCACGACTATGGCTGTACTCTGAAGACCTTTCGAAAAGAAATTACCCAGGGAATCCGTCTTTACGGAGAAATGCATCGTTTCATTCCGGCGATAGCCAGCGGTGTGGGAGGTAAGATCACAGAGGTAAAAGCTAATCATCGTCCGCGACGCTTCGGCACCTCAAAGTATGGTATTTCCAGGACCCTGCGAGTGGTATTGGACTTAATGACCGTTAAGTTTTTGCTCAGTTATGCCACCCGTCCTATTCACGTCTTTGGTATGCTGGGGCTTGTCAGTGGTGGCTCAGGATTTCTTATTGCTTTACTCATGACCGCTCAGCGAATGTTTTTTGATGTCCCTATGGCGAATAGGCCTCTTCTTCTGCTGGCTATTTTGCTTATTCTCATGGGAATGCAGTTTATTTATATGGGATTATTAGGAGAGCTTCAGGTCAGAACCTACCATGAGTCGCAGAAAAAACCGATTTATGTGGTGCGTCAAGTGTTTGGGCACGAAAATCAAGATGAGAATACTGATTGA
- a CDS encoding glycosyltransferase family A protein, producing MSKNQSVSLIIPTLNGEFWFNELLSGIVHQTLVPDEVIVIDSGSSDATIPLVHRYMEVHPFIRLYQIKKEEFDHGGTRTMAARKATGDILVFMTQDAIPADNMALELLIRSFAKDDNMAAAYGRQLPAKNATFFSEHLRLFNYPEQSQIRSQQDWGLYGFKTVFISNSFAAWRRDILEQQGYFPEHLLFGEDTVALAKMLEKGYYVAYVSEAIVYHSHNYSVLQDFKRYFDIGVLHETQSRYLLQHKGPGGTGKKYILSELACLAKKRKYYLLPEFLLRNFCKFIAYHMGKRFRIFPDHFPARLSMNPGWWL from the coding sequence ATGAGTAAAAATCAGAGCGTTTCCTTAATTATTCCAACCTTAAATGGTGAATTTTGGTTTAATGAGCTGCTCTCGGGTATAGTACATCAGACGCTCGTTCCAGACGAGGTGATCGTCATTGATTCTGGATCAAGCGATGCAACGATTCCTCTCGTGCATCGATATATGGAGGTACATCCTTTTATCCGACTGTATCAAATTAAAAAAGAAGAGTTTGATCATGGCGGAACCCGTACTATGGCTGCCCGAAAGGCAACAGGCGATATCCTCGTCTTCATGACCCAGGATGCCATTCCGGCTGATAATATGGCGCTTGAATTACTGATCCGTTCTTTTGCAAAAGATGACAATATGGCAGCTGCCTACGGCAGACAGCTGCCAGCAAAGAATGCTACTTTCTTCAGTGAGCATCTTCGTCTTTTTAATTATCCGGAACAATCACAGATTCGTAGCCAGCAAGACTGGGGACTCTATGGTTTTAAAACAGTTTTTATTTCGAATTCTTTTGCAGCGTGGCGCCGCGATATTTTAGAGCAACAAGGGTATTTTCCTGAACACTTACTTTTTGGTGAGGACACGGTAGCATTGGCAAAAATGCTTGAAAAAGGATATTATGTAGCATATGTGAGTGAGGCGATTGTGTATCATTCACATAATTACTCAGTCCTGCAGGATTTCAAGAGATATTTTGATATTGGAGTGCTTCACGAGACGCAGTCAAGATATCTTTTGCAGCATAAAGGACCTGGTGGAACCGGGAAAAAATACATATTGTCAGAACTTGCTTGCCTTGCCAAGAAAAGAAAATACTATTTGCTGCCAGAGTTCCTTCTTCGTAACTTTTGTAAGTTTATAGCCTACCATATGGGAAAAAGATTTAGGATATTTCCTGACCACTTTCCTGCCCGTTTAAGTATGAACCCTGGCTGGTGGCTGTAA
- the pyrE gene encoding orotate phosphoribosyltransferase, with the protein MNTVEERQRLKELLLEKSYREGTFTLTSGKTSDFYIDGKQTTLDAEGGYLCGRLLFELIKDAPEKISSVGGMTLGADPLVTAVSVVSHLDGNPIPAFIVRKEAKGHGTGNYIEGKKNLEPGSYVALVEDVVTTGGTLIKVIERVENEGFKVGLVVTVVDREEGGAEVLAQAGYPLKSIFTRTELIG; encoded by the coding sequence ATGAATACAGTAGAAGAACGACAACGACTCAAGGAATTACTCCTGGAAAAATCATATCGCGAAGGCACCTTCACCCTGACCTCAGGCAAGACCTCAGATTTCTATATAGACGGCAAGCAGACCACCTTGGATGCAGAAGGCGGCTACCTCTGCGGACGTCTCCTCTTTGAACTGATTAAGGATGCTCCTGAGAAAATCAGCAGCGTGGGTGGCATGACCTTGGGAGCAGATCCCCTGGTGACCGCTGTATCTGTTGTCAGCCATCTGGATGGCAATCCCATCCCGGCCTTTATTGTCCGCAAAGAAGCCAAGGGGCATGGTACAGGCAACTACATCGAAGGCAAGAAAAATCTGGAGCCGGGCAGCTATGTTGCATTGGTCGAAGATGTTGTCACCACAGGCGGCACCCTGATTAAGGTTATTGAGCGCGTGGAAAACGAAGGATTCAAGGTAGGCCTGGTTGTTACAGTGGTTGATCGGGAGGAAGGCGGCGCAGAGGTCCTTGCTCAGGCTGGCTATCCTTTAAAATCCATTTTCACCAGAACAGAGCTTATTGGTTGA